The Panacibacter microcysteis genome includes a window with the following:
- a CDS encoding type IV toxin-antitoxin system AbiEi family antitoxin domain-containing protein, translated as MIGQYRYLEDFIKELRSNGKYAFSLREVRGRFEQSDEAIKKALQRLKKKNEIALIRNGFYVIVTPEYSSKGTLPPSLFVADLMKFLERDYYVGLLNAATYYGAAHQQPQSFSVITMKPGLRSIHNDNLKMNFYIKKEWDKGDIVQKKVDTGYINVSSPELTALDLVYYFDQAGGFSRVATVLEELCESIDPDKMLDLAKRYSPITAVQRLGFLLDEILSMPDLSEPIKGYLKTVNYFPVLLRPQKEKPEMITGNDWKVVQNIEIETDL; from the coding sequence ATGATTGGACAATACAGATATTTAGAGGACTTTATCAAAGAATTACGTTCCAATGGAAAATATGCATTTTCATTACGAGAAGTACGAGGCCGTTTTGAGCAATCGGATGAAGCGATAAAGAAAGCGTTGCAGCGACTAAAAAAGAAGAATGAAATTGCTTTAATAAGGAACGGGTTTTATGTAATTGTTACTCCCGAATACAGCAGTAAAGGAACACTTCCACCATCGCTTTTTGTCGCAGATTTGATGAAGTTTTTGGAGAGAGATTATTACGTAGGGTTGTTAAATGCAGCTACTTATTATGGAGCTGCACACCAGCAACCACAATCTTTTTCAGTGATCACAATGAAGCCAGGTTTGCGTAGTATTCATAACGACAACCTGAAAATGAACTTTTATATAAAGAAGGAATGGGACAAAGGTGATATAGTTCAAAAAAAGGTTGATACAGGATATATAAACGTATCATCGCCGGAATTAACTGCGCTGGACTTAGTATATTATTTTGATCAGGCGGGTGGTTTCAGCAGAGTAGCGACTGTGCTGGAAGAGCTTTGTGAAAGCATTGATCCCGATAAAATGCTTGACCTTGCGAAACGGTATTCTCCTATAACAGCGGTTCAACGTTTGGGCTTTCTGCTTGACGAGATTTTAAGTATGCCGGATTTAAGCGAGCCTATAAAAGGCTATTTAAAAACAGTGAACTATTTCCCTGTATTATTAAGACCGCAAAAAGAAAAGCCTGAGATGATTACCGGTAATGATTGGAAAGTTGTTCAAAATATAGAAATAGAAACCGATTTATGA
- a CDS encoding S41 family peptidase: protein MVNKKLQVWLPLLFSIVMMVGMWIGYKLREDTGGVSGFLKNTKSSSIQEILNLIQNKYVDTVAVDSLKEDAINKMLAHLDPHSLYIPPVELQDVTEDLQGNFQGIGVEFQIFSDTVNIVSVIADGPSFKAGAQVGDKIIKVNDTANVAGVKIKPAEIRKMLRGAGGSKVSLTVLRDNKPVKLMITRGTIPVPSVDVAYIMQPGLGFIHINKFSETTYEEFMAALEGLQKQGLKELILDLRGNGGGILQEAVDIADEFLDNDKMIVYTKGTHVPEMEYHCKRDGLFETGKLTVLVDETSASASEVLSGALQDWDRATIIGRRTFGKGLVQQQFNLSDGGALRLTVARYFTPLGRNIQKPYESNNREVYEEELLTRFHNGEVVHGDTSTPAGPAFKTKSGRTVYGGGGITPDIFVAFDTASQPEPVVQLYIRNTLNNFVYTYYIQHKDALAAYKTPLDLAKSFTAGEREWQQLTDFAKRDSIDLTKVDSKAKKELLDKFPAQLARQIWRSEGFYEVSNVNDPMIKKALEVK, encoded by the coding sequence ATGGTAAATAAAAAATTGCAGGTTTGGCTGCCGTTGCTTTTCTCAATTGTTATGATGGTGGGTATGTGGATCGGCTACAAACTGCGGGAAGATACAGGCGGTGTTTCCGGCTTTCTGAAAAATACAAAAAGCAGTTCTATACAGGAAATATTAAACCTTATTCAAAATAAATACGTGGATACGGTTGCGGTGGACAGCCTGAAAGAAGATGCCATCAACAAAATGCTGGCTCACCTTGACCCACATTCGCTATACATACCGCCGGTAGAACTACAGGATGTTACCGAAGACCTGCAGGGCAATTTCCAGGGTATCGGAGTGGAGTTCCAGATTTTTAGCGACACGGTGAATATTGTGAGCGTAATAGCAGATGGCCCCTCTTTCAAAGCCGGTGCGCAGGTGGGCGATAAGATCATCAAAGTAAACGATACGGCCAATGTTGCCGGTGTAAAAATTAAGCCGGCAGAAATAAGAAAAATGCTGCGTGGTGCAGGCGGGTCAAAGGTGTCGCTTACAGTACTGAGGGATAACAAACCGGTAAAACTTATGATCACCAGGGGCACCATACCGGTACCTTCTGTTGATGTTGCATACATCATGCAACCGGGCCTGGGTTTTATACACATCAACAAGTTTTCTGAAACCACCTACGAAGAATTTATGGCTGCGCTGGAAGGCCTGCAGAAACAGGGATTGAAAGAGCTTATACTCGACCTGCGTGGTAACGGCGGCGGCATATTGCAGGAAGCTGTAGATATTGCCGATGAGTTTCTTGACAATGATAAGATGATCGTATATACAAAAGGCACGCACGTACCGGAGATGGAGTACCACTGCAAACGTGATGGCCTTTTTGAAACCGGTAAACTTACGGTATTGGTAGATGAAACGTCTGCAAGTGCCAGCGAAGTATTATCCGGCGCCCTGCAGGATTGGGACCGCGCCACGATCATTGGCCGGCGCACATTTGGTAAGGGCCTCGTACAACAACAATTTAACCTGAGTGATGGTGGTGCCCTGCGCCTTACCGTGGCAAGATATTTTACACCACTGGGCCGCAACATTCAAAAACCTTATGAAAGCAACAACAGGGAGGTCTACGAAGAAGAGTTGCTTACACGCTTTCACAACGGAGAAGTGGTGCATGGCGATACCTCTACACCTGCCGGGCCCGCATTTAAAACAAAAAGTGGCCGCACGGTATATGGCGGCGGTGGTATAACGCCAGATATCTTTGTTGCTTTTGATACAGCATCTCAGCCCGAGCCGGTTGTACAACTTTACATAAGAAACACACTCAATAATTTTGTATACACGTATTACATACAGCATAAAGACGCACTCGCTGCTTACAAAACCCCGCTCGACCTGGCAAAGAGTTTCACTGCCGGTGAGCGTGAATGGCAACAACTGACTGATTTTGCAAAACGCGACAGTATTGATCTTACAAAGGTTGACAGCAAAGCAAAGAAGGAATTGTTGGATAAATTTCCTGCGCAACTTGCCCGTCAAATCTGGCGCAGTGAGGGCTTTTACGAAGTAAGTAATGTAAATGACCCGATGATTAAAAAGGCACTCGAAGTAAAATAA